In Nitrospira sp., a single genomic region encodes these proteins:
- a CDS encoding formylglycine-generating enzyme family protein, translated as MTGRAKQRRRSFLWPALAAVALAGAAIGAGYVWLEGRPPATAPDGMVWIPGGTFWMGSDEPMFRDARPVHQVEVDGFFMDRTEVTNEAFERFVKATGYVTLAERVPSADDYPGAPPENLVAGSVVFTAPPGPVPLDNYFRWWSYVTGASWRHPQGKESTIADKMNHPVVHVAYEDATAFAAWAGKRLPTEAEWEYAARGGLVKKSYTWGDEFEPDGKMMANSFQGHFPDHNSAHDGFITTAPVGSFPPNGFGLYDMAGNVWEWTSDWYRHDYFHTLAEAGGVPRNPQGPRNSFDPSEPGVQKKVHKGGSYLCTDQYCARYRPGGRGKGEPDTGTSHLGFRLVKDAFDPTTPRRST; from the coding sequence ATGACTGGGAGAGCGAAGCAGAGGCGAAGATCATTCCTGTGGCCAGCCTTGGCCGCAGTCGCTTTGGCGGGGGCGGCAATAGGGGCGGGGTATGTCTGGTTGGAAGGACGGCCGCCCGCTACCGCTCCGGACGGCATGGTGTGGATTCCCGGCGGTACCTTCTGGATGGGGAGCGACGAGCCGATGTTTCGAGACGCCCGCCCGGTGCATCAGGTCGAGGTGGATGGATTCTTCATGGATCGGACGGAGGTCACCAACGAAGCGTTCGAGCGATTTGTGAAGGCCACCGGATATGTGACCCTGGCCGAGCGGGTGCCGAGCGCGGACGACTATCCGGGCGCACCGCCGGAGAATCTGGTGGCGGGGTCCGTGGTCTTTACCGCCCCGCCCGGTCCGGTCCCGCTGGACAATTATTTCAGATGGTGGAGTTATGTCACCGGCGCAAGCTGGCGCCATCCTCAGGGGAAGGAGAGCACCATCGCCGACAAGATGAATCATCCGGTCGTGCACGTGGCCTACGAGGATGCGACGGCGTTTGCCGCCTGGGCCGGGAAGCGTCTACCGACCGAAGCGGAATGGGAGTATGCCGCGCGCGGCGGTCTGGTCAAGAAATCCTACACGTGGGGCGATGAGTTCGAGCCGGACGGGAAGATGATGGCGAACTCGTTCCAAGGGCACTTCCCGGATCATAACAGCGCGCATGACGGCTTCATCACCACGGCGCCCGTCGGCTCCTTCCCGCCGAACGGCTTCGGCCTCTACGACATGGCCGGCAACGTCTGGGAATGGACGAGCGATTGGTACCGCCATGACTACTTTCATACGCTTGCCGAGGCCGGCGGGGTGCCGCGCAACCCTCAAGGTCCTCGGAACAGTTTCGATCCCAGCGAGCCGGGCGTGCAGAAAAAGGTCCACAAAGGCGGCTCCTATCTCTGCACCGATCAGTACTGTGCGCGGTACAGGCCCGGGGGCCGTGGGAAGGGCGAGCCGGACACCGGTACGTCGCATCTGGGGTTTCGCCTGGTCAAGGACGCGTTCGACCCAACTACACCAAGGAGGAGTACATGA
- a CDS encoding HAD family hydrolase, with the protein MVRATMIILTLFVAAGSAAAETDRLASWNEGPVKKALIDFVTRVTTEGSPEFVAPAERIAVFDNDGTLWAEQPIYFQVQFALDRVKALAPTHPEWKDKQPFKGLLEGDKKTFAAGGERAILDVMAVSHAGMTTDEFEATVKEWLASAKHPRFQRPYHEVVYQPMIELLGYLRANGFKTFIVSGGGVEFMRAWVEKVYGIPPEQVVGSVGKEKFEFRNGKPVLLKLPAVDFVDDKEGKPVGIQKFIGRRPILAFGNSDGDLQMLQWTAAGSGARFMGLVHHTDAEREWAYDRGTHIGKLDKALDEATAKGWSVVDMTRDWKQVFPFGK; encoded by the coding sequence ATGGTTCGAGCGACGATGATCATCTTGACCCTGTTCGTTGCGGCCGGATCGGCCGCGGCCGAGACGGACCGGCTGGCGTCATGGAATGAGGGTCCGGTAAAGAAGGCGCTGATCGACTTTGTCACACGGGTCACGACAGAAGGAAGTCCGGAATTTGTGGCGCCGGCCGAGCGCATTGCGGTGTTCGACAACGACGGCACCCTCTGGGCCGAGCAGCCCATCTATTTCCAAGTCCAGTTTGCCTTGGACCGAGTCAAGGCCCTTGCGCCCACGCACCCGGAGTGGAAGGACAAACAGCCGTTCAAGGGATTGCTGGAAGGCGACAAGAAGACCTTCGCCGCCGGAGGAGAGCGGGCGATCTTGGATGTCATGGCCGTGTCGCATGCGGGGATGACGACGGACGAATTCGAAGCGACGGTCAAGGAATGGCTGGCGTCGGCCAAGCACCCGCGGTTCCAGCGGCCGTACCACGAAGTGGTCTACCAGCCGATGATCGAACTGCTCGGCTACCTCCGCGCAAACGGATTCAAGACGTTCATCGTGTCCGGCGGCGGCGTCGAATTCATGCGGGCTTGGGTCGAGAAAGTCTACGGGATTCCTCCTGAACAGGTCGTCGGAAGCGTGGGGAAGGAGAAGTTTGAATTTCGGAACGGCAAGCCGGTGTTGTTGAAGTTGCCGGCCGTGGACTTCGTCGACGACAAGGAGGGCAAGCCGGTCGGCATTCAGAAATTCATCGGCCGGCGGCCCATATTGGCGTTCGGCAATTCCGACGGCGATCTCCAGATGTTGCAGTGGACGGCAGCCGGTTCCGGCGCGCGATTCATGGGCCTGGTCCACCACACGGATGCCGAGCGTGAATGGGCCTACGACCGTGGGACCCATATCGGCAAGCTGGACAAAGCGCTCGACGAAGCGACGGCGAAGGGCTGGTCGGTCGTCGATATGACGCGCGACTGGAAACAGGTGTTTCCGTTCGGCAAATGA